A region from the Branchiostoma lanceolatum isolate klBraLanc5 chromosome 2, klBraLanc5.hap2, whole genome shotgun sequence genome encodes:
- the LOC136428559 gene encoding C-myc promoter-binding protein-like isoform X4, which produces MEERNQRVVEYFVVAGLTETSKPLEEEIDNSHRTIAPQDPIVELAVIHRGQGEVPPQGFTCIEHTPFGFPADLNHGSLRTSPIHLCYRRGRDKPPLTDIGVLYEGKERVMSGCEIIHSTPYGRPANVNNKAPLGGHRTYITTRRASENAAHNSLAVTDICVILTNKGETPPHAFCQIDKNLNKGMVGSDVFLCYKKSMAKMNYISYKAGLIGRYPMEDYESFPLPEQVPIFCLPMGATIECWPNDAKHPLPVFSTFVLTNVDADKVYGAAVSFYESYPAEKLTEEQRKRLNYQTELDRQTKTIHTNKCISLMSHWPFFDAFRKFLTYLYRLSVSGPHAVPLERHISHFMHDVPFPSPQRPRILVQMGAVDSLLLMQPHHSPLPLSGASLTALLTNLGPDNAMNLLLFALLENKILLHSLRPAVLTSVAEALQLILFPLHWPCPYIPLCPLDLADVINAPVPFIVGVDSRYFDLYEPPQDVICVDLDTNSIRQPRDNKLINHKILPKKPAKLLRNSLVHLCNQLIEVDIFPSIYFGVHRQTTPDEVAVDLAPLDDGLKKQKKKLSIELAIQEAFLRFMACLLKGYRHFLLPITEKPTERTTDASSLFDLQGFLRSRNTNQKFFTQIMKTQMFIGFIEECSFVSEKDTSLAFFDECMDKVDPERSDRPDEQLIDLEESFKSEHTVFVTPPEPRDLPDGRKYSYTVFPDLDHSLFLRPPHLANQFKQVSTAKPSSPMAVTRRTKAELRHSQKVAKKNSGSPMLWAKLLLSHCFSLWFICLPAYVKASHSKARALRTAYDMLVKMQHACRRDHLDEVCYRVVMQLCGQYSQPVLAVKVLMEMKRNGITPNAITYGHYNKAILESRWPTGNRDGFLLWTKLRNAILAIAQFRRGIKRTVLQTSDSSDADAVSRTSVESFPDGTAAHTGGQSDQGYSSMTKDEVRRGDSSVTSPLTDQDLNSTTSSQSSDLNAPQDKSRGKLDNSSENEDEDDTNGVDSDATVQEQPKFEPVDYDGPEPFRPRVSSIVRNSGSMSSISTLRGSTRKDIEGHGRPKAKVKRLISLPDGVVPIGSAAGLLITSQTSVEEPVFHERSYSLSAAIRPARSPRKRHKSAGDPSKMKRAGGGSGGSGSGVERPRYPSGDSNVTLTEVLSRQGSHDSEMDGELKIDLFKGDAKLLSGLSRDDSQGRQRMKGAGRPASVGWFSDGSRSRSSSDASVMKHRKAAGAATRLKRSSGDSAMSRKQSEEEEKKKKELEEKKKKELVRKDSWENQWDPFLNEDLDKEETDETKDDAKDDDSEAKCNSIGRPRIRRPSLTEASFHPLLPLDDDMDSKQEKITKSVPSEPRGKTDRSLSLALESDMPKLFQNFDSTGTSPTSANTSPPREVPRHFHKSPSCHAKLGSAGSPPLAVPLSESPDESGLVVAVAASLPSRTTSHNRQGSGTSFSFLKSAAASMFSSGRGTSPTSSPRMPRSMSEATGMKDRASPALTPVHSRQGSGSSSKLDVFKAAASAVASKLMGSSLTTRSDNMLRAPELDNLVTFDGDDSEGERTPKRSSRNLDYLSRSETHLVGTPPDMMSGSLPMPGMLNRRDSLDSHGSSRYASTQSIFHNYAMEVRMSSCMRCYSCNTLLYDEEIMAGWTADDSNLNTECQHCKSLLVPFLNVVVTDLRGGSRQFLTPSQSIESFHSIQSAPPVHPMATLSQTSLTRTGSDLSADSLVQVGEGEVDGTAMSHSYSPARPHIRLKHSLSVEHPHTNSAPQPIHIPVDRRRCTSECVPARRESLGSSLKTGPLLSVEEEQDKSLPSSFKDQQEHKDSTAQESKPDASQHAKLVVRGGVAANPRVAEIRKECLGAFMYRPQPLLPEAVSYLGMTAGGDADSEAKAKPIWLGRTKIAPLEHKLNRPKSKSVEALLDDCSPKTTIARSASLEGIRTAVENSDNGGETTELSSRLCRSVGSGLDETGSESPSSSSSAPQRVVTGLDETTGQVDSMDTEFLAVAAQRPQPDPITVPYLSPLVLRKEVENVLESEGDSSLTRPDFVDQHPIIYWNLVWYFRRLDVPSNLIGLVLSAEITTKAAEIPKQWLSADSKHVCVKVLWDNINLHEEPGQPLYLMWNAHAQKSSLAHALITEEKLSSKRFMQSIVTSIQSNDLLTPMKYMLKEYHKHKATQGRHRSIYREILYLSLVSLGRDNIDHGRITAPYAFDREYKLAFSRLSEDLQAMTQEDDKPPSARTLWCRRIFSSLYL; this is translated from the exons atggaggaGAGAAACCAGCGCGTGGTGGAGTATTTCGTGGTCGCTGGTCTCACGGAGACGTCCAAGCCGCTAGAAGAAGAAATCGACAACTCCCACAGAACTATCGCCCCACAGGACCCGATCGTAGAACTCGCTGTGATCCACCGCGGGCAGGGGGAGGTTCCGCCGCAGGGGTTCACGTGTATAGAACACACGCCGTTTGGCTTTCCCGCGGACTTGAACCACGGAAGCCTGCGGACTTCACCCATACACCTGTGTTATAGAAGAGGACGTGATAAACCGCCGCTCACGGATATAGG AGTTCTATATGAAGGTAAAGAACGTGTGATGTCCGGTTGTGAGATCATACACAGCACGCCCTACGGACGTCCCGCCAATGTTAATAACAAGGCTCCCCTGGGGGGACACAGAACTTACATCACCACCAGGAGAGCCTCCGAAAATGCCGCCCACAATTCCTTAGCGGTCACGGACATCTGTGTAATACTCACCAACAAGGGCGAGACCCCGCCACATGCATTCTGTCAGATAGACAAGAACCTTAACAAGGGCATG GTTGGTTCTGATGTCTTTCTCTGTTACAAGAAGTCCATGGCCAAGATGAACTACATATCTTACAAAGCAG gtttgatagGAAGGTATCCTATGGAGGATTACGAGAGTTTCCCCCTACCGGAGCAAGTTCCCATCTTCTGCCTACCTATGGGTGCTACTATAGAGTGTTGGCCGAACGATGCCAAACACCCACTCCCTGTGTTCTCCACTTTCGTGCTTACCAATGTAGACGCAGATAAG GTTTATGGTGCTGCAGTGTCATTCTACGAGAGTTATCCCGCAGAGAAACTCACGGAGGAACAGCGCAAGAGGCTTAACTATCAGACCGAACTCGACAGGCAAACCAAGACCATCCACACCAACAAGTGCATCTCCCTGATGTCTCACTGGCCATTCTTCGACGCGTTTCGAAAGTTTCTGACCTACTTGTACAGGCTGTCGGTCTCGGGTCCGCACGCGGTGCCCCTGGAGAGACACATCTCGCACTTCATGCATGATGTTCCATTCCCGTCGCCCCAGCGGCCGAGAATACTCGTACAG ATGGGTGCTGTTGATTCCCTATTGCTGATGCAGCCTCACCATTCTCCCCTGCCCCTCAG TGGTGCCTCCCTGACTGCCCTGCTGACCAACCTGGGCCCAGACAACGCCATGAACCTGCTGTTGTTCGCCCTGTTGGAGAACAAGATCCTCCTGCACTCCCTAAGGCCTGCTGTACTCACCAGCGTGGCAGAGGCGCTACAACTG ATATTGTTCCCTCTCCACTGGCCATGTCCGTACATCCCCCTCTGTCCTCTGGACCTTGCTGATGTCATCAACGCTCCTGTGCCCTTCATAGTCG GTGTGGACTCTAGATACTTTGACTTGTACGAGCCCCCCCAGGATGTCATCTGTGTGGATCTGGACACAAACTCCATCAGACA ACCCCGCGATAATAAGCTCATTAACCACAAGATCCTTCCAAAG AAACCCGCAAAGCTGCTAAGAAACTCGCTAGTCCACTTGTGCAATCAGCTGATAGAAG TTGATATTTTCCCAAGTATTTACTTTGGTG TTCATCGTCAAACCACACCCGACGAAGTGGCCGTGGACTTGGCACCGTTGGACGATGGCCTgaaaaaacagaagaagaag CTGTCTATAGAGCTTGCCATCCAGGAGGCGTTTCTGAGGTTCATGGCGTGCTTGCTGAAAGGCTACAGACACTTTCTTCTTCCCATCACGGAGAAGCCAACGGAGAGAACAACAGACGCCAGCTCGCTGTTCGACCTGCAGG GTTTCTTGAGAAGCCGCAACACCAACCAGAAGTTCTTCACCCAGATCATGAAGACGCAGATGTTCATCGGCTTCATCGAGGAGTGCTCCTTTGTGTCAGAGAAGGACACCAGTCTGGCCTTCTTCGATGAGTGCATGGACAAGGTGGATCCAGAGAGGTCGGACAGGCCGGATGAACAGCTGATTGACTTGGAGGAGTCTTTTAAGAG CGAGCACACCGTGTTCGTGACTCCCCCGGAGCCGAGGGACCTCCCCGATGGCAGGAAGTACAGCTACACGGTGTTCCCCGACCTGGACCACAGCCTGTTCCTCCGTCCCCCCCACCTTGCTAACCAGTTCAAACAGGTCAGCACGGCCAAGCCCAGCAGTCCCATGGCTGTCACCAGACGCACCAAGGCAGAGCTCAGGCATTCACAGAAG GTTGCAAAGAAGAACTCGGGATCTCCAATGTTGTGGGCAAA ACTGCTACTGAGCCATTGTTTCAGCCTGTGGTTCATCTGTCTGCCGGCCTACGTGAAGGCTTCTCACTCCAAGGCGCGCGCCCTGCGCACTGCCTACGACATGCTCGTCAAGATGCAGCATGCCTGCAGGAGGGACCATTTGGATGAG GTGTGCTACCGTGTTGTGATGCAGCTGTGCGGACAATACAGCCAGCCTGTCCTCGCTGTCAAGGTGCTGATGGAAATGAAGCGTAACGGCATCACCCCCAACGCCATCACCTATGGACACTACAACAAG GCTATTCTGGAGAGCCGATGGCCCACCGGTAACAGAGACGGTTTCCTACTCTGGACCAAGCTGCGCAACGCCATCCTGGCCATCGCGCAGTTCCGCCGGGGGATCAAGCGGACCGTGCTGCAGACGTCGGACAGCAGTGACGCGGACGCGGTTAGCAGAACCAGCGTGGAGAGCTTCCCCGACGGGACGGCCGCCCATACAG GCGGCCAATCAGATCAAGGCTACAGCTCCATGACGAAGGACGAGGTGCGGCGGGGAGACAGCAGCGTGACGTCTCCCCTGACGGACCAGGACCTGAACTCCACCACCAGCAGCCAGTCCAGCGACCTCAACGCTCCGCAAGACAAGAGCAGGGGGAAGCTGGACAACAGTTCAg AAAATGAGGACGAAGACGATACAAACGGTGTGGATTCAGACGCCACGGTCCAGGAGCAGCCGAAGTTCGAGCCGGTGGACTACGACGGGCCCGAACCATTCCGTCCACGCGTCAGCAGTATCGTCCGTAACTCTGGCAGTATGAGCAGTATAAGTACTCTGAGGGGAAGCACAA GGAAGGATATTGAAGGCCACGGAAGGCCAAAAGCGAAAGTGAAACGCTTGATATCTCTGCCCGATGGCGTTGTTCCTATCG GTAGCGCAGCAGGACTTCTCATTACCAGTCAGACCTCCGTGGAGGAGCCCGTGTTCCATGAACGCTCATACAGCCTCTCCGCGGCCATCAGACCGGCGCGGTCACCCAGGAAGAGACACAAGAGCGCGGGCGACCCCTCCAAGATGAAACGTGCGGGCGGAGGCAGCGGCGGAAGCGGCAGTGGCGTAGAACGTCCGCGGTACCCGAGTGGCGACAGCAACGTCACCCTCACGGAGGTGTTGTCCCGCCAGGGCAGCCACGACAGCGAGATGGACGGGGAACTGAAGATTGACCTGTTCAAAGGCGACGCCAAGCTGCTATCTGGGCTGAGTCGAGACGACAGCCAGGGTCGGCAGAGAATGAAAGGTGCTGGGCGCCCAGCCAGCGTGGGCTGGTTCTCAGACGGGAGCCGCTCACGGTCCAGTAGCGACGCCTCCGTCATGAAACACAGGAAGGCCGCAGGGGCGGCTACGAGGTTGAAAAGAAGCTCCGGCGACAGTGCGATGTCGAGGAAACAGTCCgaggaggaggaaaagaagaagaaagaactggaggaaaagaagaagaaagaactgGTCAGGAAAGACTCATGGGAGAACCAGTGGGACCCGTTCCTGAATGAAGACCTAGATAAGGAAGAAACTGATGAAACAAAAGACGACGCAAAAGACGACGACTCTGAAGCCAAGTGCAATAGCATCGGAAGGCCTAGGATAAGACGGCCCAGCCTCACCgaggcatccttccatccattACTGCCATTGGACGATGACATGGACTCCAAACAGGAGAAAATAACAAAGTCAGTGCCAAGCGAACCAAGAGGTAAGACTGATAGGTCTCTGAGTCTGGCCCTAGAGTCGGACATGCCGAAGTTATTTCAGAACTTTGACAGCACGGGCACTTCCCCCACTTCCGCTAACACTAGTCCTCCTCGAGAAGTTCCCCGACACTTCCACAAGTCTCCCAGCTGTCACGCGAAGCTCGGCTCAGCCGGCAGTCCGCCGTTGGCTGTCCCGTTGTCGGAGAGCCCAGATGAATCAGGACTAGTCGTAGCGGTGGCCGCCTCCCTCCCCTCGAGAACGACTTCTCACAATAGACAGGGTTCGGGCACGAGTTTCAGCTTCCTGAAGTCTGCCGCTGCCAGCATGTTCAGTAGCGGTCGAGGCACCTCTCCGACTTCTTCCCCCCGCATGCCTCGCTCCATGAGCGAAGCGACTGGTATGAAGGACCGTGCCTCCCCCGCCCTCACGCCGGTCCACAGCCGCCAGGGGTCGGGCTCCAGTTCCAAACTGGACGTGTTCAAAGCCGCAGCCAGCGCGGTGGCCAGTAAACTGATGGGCAGCTCGCTGACCACAAGGTCGGACAACATGCTGAGGGCCCCTGAGCTGGACAACCTGGTGACCTTCGACGGGGACGACTCGGAAGGGGAGAGAACTCCGAAGAGGAGCTCCAGGAACCTGGACTACCTGAGCAGGAGTGAGACACACCTGGTGGGGACACCTCCGGATATGATGTCAG GGAGCCTCCCCATGCCAGGTATGCTGAACAGAAGGGACTCTCTGGACAGCCACGGGTCCTCCCGCTACGCCAGCACCCAGAGCATCTTCCACAACTACGCCATGGAGGTGCGCATGAGCAGCTGTATGAGGTGCTACAGCTGTAACACCCTGCTGTACGACGAGGAGATCATGGCCGGCTGGACAGCTGATGACTCCAACCTCAACACAGA GTGCCAGCATTGCAAGTCTCTCCTGGTGCCCTTCCTCAACGTCGTGGTGACAGACTTGAGAGGAGGAAGTCGGCAGTTCCTAACCCCCAGCCAATCAATAGAGAGCTTCCACAGCATCCAATCCGCTCCTCCGGTCCATCCCATGGCGACGTTGAGCCAGACCAGCCTGACCCGGACGGGGTCTGACCTGAGTGCAGACAGCCTGGTgcaggtgggggagggggaggtggaTGGAACAGCCATGAGCCACAGCTACAGCCCTGCCAG GCCTCACATCAGACTGAAGCACTCCTTGTCGGTGGAACATCCTCACACCAACTCTGCGCCCCAACCCATCCACATCCCCGTGGACCGACGGCGCTGCACCAGCGAGTGTGTTCCCGCGCGTAGAGAGTCGCTTGGCTCGTCCCTGAAGACCGGTCCGCTCCTGAGCGTCGAGGAGGAGCAAGACAAGAGTCTTCCTTCAAGCTTCAAGGACCAACAG GAACACAAGGACAGTACCGCACAGGAAAGCAAGCCAGACGCTTCACAG CATGCGAAGCTGGTGGTAAGGGGAGGTGTCGCCGCCAACCCGCGGGTTGCCGAGATTCGTAAGGAGTGCCTGGGCGCCTTCATGTACCGTCCGCAACCCCTCCTTCCCGAGGCCGTGAGCTACCTGGGTATGACCGCCGGCGGGGACGCGGACTCTGAAGCCAAGGCAAAGCCGATATGGTTGGGAAGGACTAAGATCGCACCACTGGAGCACAAACTCAACAGACCCAAGTCAAAAAGCGTCGAAGCCCTGCTTGACGACTGTTCTCCAAAGACTACCATCGCGAGGAGCGCGAGTCTAGAAGGGATAAGGACTGCTGTGGAGAATTCTGACAATGGCGGAGAGACTACAGAGCTGAGCAGTCGCCTATGTCGTAGCGTCGGGAGCGGGCTTGACGAGACGGGTTCCGAGTCgccgtcgtcgtcgtcatctgCGCCGCAACGTGTCGTCACCGGTCTGGACGAGACGACAGGACAGGTGGACAGCATGGACACG GAGTTCCTGGCCGTTGCGGCGCAGCGTCCGCAGCCCGACCCCATCACGGTGCCGTACCTGAGCCCGCTGGTGCTGCGGAAGGAGGTGGAGAACGTGCTGGAGAGCGAGGGCGACAGCTCGCTGACCCGGCCCGACTTCGTGGACCAGCACCCCATCATCTACTGGAACCTGGTGTGGTACTTCCGCCGGCTGGACGTGCCCAGTAACCTGATAGGACTGGTGCTGTCTGCAGAGATCACCACCAAGGCTGCAGAG ATCCCCAAGCAGTGGCTGTCAGCAGACAGTAAACACGTGTGTGTGAAGGTTCTCTGGGACAACATCAACCTGCATGAGGAGCCGGGACAGCCTCTGTACCTCATGTGGAACGCACACG CTCAAAAGTCATCCTTGGCACACGCCCTCATCACAGAAGAGAAGCTGTCGTCGAAACG GTTCATGCAGTCGATTGTGACGAGTATCCAGAGTAACGACCTGCTGACCCCCATGAAGTACATGCTAAAGGAGTACCACAAACACAAGGCTACACAGGGGAGACACAG GAGTATCTACAGAGAGATACTTTATCTGTCCTTAGTTTCTCTGGGAAGGGACAACATTGACCATG GTAGGATCACAGCACCAT ACGCTTTTGACCGTGAGTACAAGCTAGCGTTCAGTCGGCTGTCGGAGGACCTACAGGCCATGACCCAAGAGGACGACAAACCGCCCAGCGCTCGGACTCTGTGGTGTCGGCGCATCTTCAGTTCTCTCTACCTGTAG